Below is a window of Fulvitalea axinellae DNA.
AGCGTTTCTGTTGGGCCTCGCCGGTCGCTATAAACGATTGCAGTTTTTTATCTTTTGAAAAAATACTGACAGCGATTCCCGTTTGGCTAAGGCTTCCCCGAAGTTTACCGGCCACCTCCTCGCTAAGCGGATGCTTTACTCGAATGTCTTTAAGTAATGAAAGCAGAAAACGCGTCATATTCGGATCCGCCTTCTTTTCGCCGATGTTCCAGCCGTTACCGTTTCGGTTTAGAGTTACGGTAACGCCGTCGGGTCTTTTCAGCGAAATACGATTAATGGATACGGTGTCTTCGACGGTGAAGCGCTTGTCCGTATTTACGATTTCCTTTGTTCCGGCCGGTTTGTCCGGGGCGGTAAGCAACCAAACGTTGAGCCCGACCAACGAAAGGAATATGATGAGCAGTACGGTGTTCTTTTTCATATGACTCTACTGTTCGAGGCTGTCGGAATGGCCAGTGAAACGTTTTTTTCTGATCAGGTAAGCGCCTGTGCCGAACAGGGCGAGCAACAATAATGGTCCACCGATATTGAGCGTTTGCCAAAGCGTGCGCTGTTCCCTGACTTTTACCGTATCGAGCGGACGGATTTTCACCCGCTTGTTCCGCGCCGTGATCAGTCCGTTTCCGTCGGCCAGAAAGGCTGTGGCGTTTCTGATAAAATCGGCGTTGGCGAAGGTTTGCTTCATGTAAGGGTCGAAACCTAAATCGAGCGGGGTTTTGTCTCTTGGCTCCAACGCGTTGAGCGCAATGTCTCCGTCGGCCACCACGATCAGTTTGGCGCCTTCGCTTTTGTCGAGGCGGTTGCGATCGTCGGCGCCTACGGGAGCAAACCTGCCCGCGAAAGCCGATCGGAACTTTCCTTCGAGCAAATAGGCCAAGTTCAGGGGGCCGTCGGTGAATTTTTTCGGATCATAATCTCTGGAAAGCGCCTCCATACTGACATCGATCGGGGCTTTGAGCTTTCTTGCGTTAGCGGAAGTGCTTAACAAAGCTGTTTTCCAAATGCCTTTGGTTTTTACAGTGTCGAGCGTTCCCGCAAATTTTGTCGCGATTCCGTCCAGATTTCGTGTCACAACATGTTTGGGCATGCGGTTTACGAGTGGAAGAAACGGCCAGTTGATAAGGCTGATTTGGGGTTTTCCGCTCACTTCGCTTACTACGACGGGTGTTTTCAGGCTTGTAAGATCTTGGGCCAGATCGTCATTCAGTCTTACGCCGTAGCGAAATAATAAGCGTTCGATTCCCAGTTCAGTCGGGAAAACCAAGGCTTTGCTTTGGCGAACGCTGTCGAAGTTTACACTGACTTTGTCGAGCATAAACAAGGCGTTACCGCCACGCATTATGTATTGGTCGATATTGAAAAGACTTTTTTCGGAAAAAGCCTGATCCGGTTTTACCATTACAATGGCGTCGTAACCGGCGAGCGGTTCCAAAGCGGGATCGACAAAGCTGAGCGAGTAATTTTTTTGCAGAAGATTCCGTATTCCTTCCGTTTCCGGGCCGGTCGGTTGTCCGTTTCCGGTAAGGTAAGCGATACGTTTTTTGTCGCCGGAAGCCAGGTCCTGTATCGCCGAGGCGATTTCGTATTCTACGTTCTCAATCGATTGGTTGAGGCTTTCTTGGGA
It encodes the following:
- the gldG gene encoding gliding motility-associated ABC transporter substrate-binding protein GldG, which encodes MVNFHTKRIEDLLKAGIGLLVLLALNLSLSGHFFRVDLTEEGRYTISKPTVKMLGKLEEPVFVEVFLDGDLPAGFKRLQNSVKETLDEFEAYSGHKVQYRFTDPTKGRTPRSVNETQRKLTSLGVPSTRIHENKEGKKTTRVAFPGAVINYKGQETGISLLKGSTSGSSQESLNQSIENVEYEIASAIQDLASGDKKRIAYLTGNGQPTGPETEGIRNLLQKNYSLSFVDPALEPLAGYDAIVMVKPDQAFSEKSLFNIDQYIMRGGNALFMLDKVSVNFDSVRQSKALVFPTELGIERLLFRYGVRLNDDLAQDLTSLKTPVVVSEVSGKPQISLINWPFLPLVNRMPKHVVTRNLDGIATKFAGTLDTVKTKGIWKTALLSTSANARKLKAPIDVSMEALSRDYDPKKFTDGPLNLAYLLEGKFRSAFAGRFAPVGADDRNRLDKSEGAKLIVVADGDIALNALEPRDKTPLDLGFDPYMKQTFANADFIRNATAFLADGNGLITARNKRVKIRPLDTVKVREQRTLWQTLNIGGPLLLLALFGTGAYLIRKKRFTGHSDSLEQ